A region from the Silene latifolia isolate original U9 population chromosome 7, ASM4854445v1, whole genome shotgun sequence genome encodes:
- the LOC141590162 gene encoding uncharacterized protein LOC141590162, with protein MCEGAIPNGVTEDQFKLRAFPFSLMDAAKDWLFYLTPGSISTWKELKAIFLEKFYPDSRHNRAKKAITTIEQDGGETMYEYWERFKRLVAQCPYHGLSGDDLLVNFYEGLGQEDQRMVNSATGGGLENYSITDAKKIIERLVSTTRNYGRIQRGSRNVSSMETTSSSTQNLEQSVNDLTHLVKNMMGNTPNKEGSQRNRVECNYCQGPHLEEACPIMIEEGIGVENVSAMGYGNYNARNPSRGGYYNYDPNGNTYNVRSRDNSRLGWGGDTSKSFVNGQFNHLRDQNSNPPRDQNFRQGQASKFQGNRNGNSNNQGRNQNHGQSSQFGNQCNNTNSQKEPSVQDFLKNILQEQVKTNKRFDKIDADKGVSDAKKKRRAKSHERIIHIEEKIEEELVVEKEKETPSKANGEEEKSPLSKDKAKQGSNNTKAQIEEIEREYVVEVPFPNALTHSKRVERDEDLYETFRKCEVNIPLLNLLKGVPRYAKFLKELYTPRRSPRKGTQRVRVSEHVSAIFKKSLPKKCGDPGIFTIPCSIGDKSFTHAMLDLGASINVMPYALYETLGLPPLNKTDVVIQLADRSSIYTKGMVEDVLVEVDHLTFLADFYVLDMEADSRATPILLGRPFMKTSKTKIDVSNGNLTMEFDGKKLTYNIYDAMKHPDDKHSCYFLNIIEPIVHQVYNLYQRDPLEVTLTNNVEQEGLRVVLPNDVQDYVNKLEEEITFEDDQMEKREVEIRDFGRLPNTTAVCHRSLPVPRQSATSPVPRVLVFLKEKS; from the exons atgtgtgaaggAGCCATCCCAAACGGAGTGACGGAGGACCAATTCAAGCTTCGTGCCTTTCCGTTTTCCTTGATGGATGCGGCTAAGGATTGGCTTTTCTATCTCACTCCGGGGTCCATAAGTACTTGGAAAGAGCTGAAAGCGATTTTCCTTGAGAAATTCTATCCCGACTCACGCCACAACCGTGCAAAAAAGGCAATCACCACCATAGAGCAAGATGGTGGGGAAACCATGTACGAATATTGGGAAAGATTTAAGAGGTTAGTGGCTCAATGCCCATACCATGGGTTGAGTGGGGATGATCTTCTTGTTAACTTTTATGAGGGTTTAGGCCAAGAAGATCAAAGGATGGTCAATTCCGCCACCGGGGGAGGTTTGGAGAATTATTCCATAACGGATGCTAAGAAGATCATTGAGAGACTTGTCTCAACCACAAGAAATTATGGTAGAATTCAAAGGGGATCAAGAAATGTATCTTCAATGGAAACCACCTCCTCTTCTACTCAAAATCTTGAGCAAAGTGTGAATGACCTAACTCACCTAGTGAAGAACATGATGGGAAACACTCCAAACAAGGAAGGAAGTCAAAGGAATCGAGTGGAATGCAACTATTGCCAAGGCCCTCATTTGGAGGAAGCTTGCCCCATTATGATAGAAGAAGGAATTGGGGTGGAAAATGTGAGTGCAATGGGTTATGGAAATTACAATGCTAGGAATCCTTCCAGGGGAGGATATTACAATTATGACCCCAATGGTAACACCTACAATGTTAGAAGTAGAGACAACTCTCGTcttggttggggtggtgacacTTCCAAGAGCTTTGTTAATGGCCAATTCAATCACTTGAGGGACCAAAATTCAAATCCTCCAAGAGACCAAAATTTCCGACAAGGGCAAGCTTCAAAATTTCAAGGAAATAGGAATGGCAATTCTAACAACCAAGGTCGAAACCAAAACCATggtcaatcatcccaatttggcaACCAATGCAACAACACcaattctcaaaaggaaccaagtgttcaagacttTCTCAAGAATATTTTGCAAGAGCAAGTTAAAACAAACAAGAGGTTTGACAAGATTGATGCCGACAAGGgtgttagtgatgccaag aagaagagaagggccAAGTCACATGAGAGGATCATTCACATTGAAGAGaaaattgaagaagagcttgtagttgaaaaggagaaagagaCACCCTCTAAAGCTAATGGAGAAGAGGAGAAGAGCCCCTTGAGCAAGGACAAAGCAAAGCAAGGAAGCAACAACACCAAAGCTCAAATTGAGGAGATCGAAAGAGAATACGTTGTGGAGGTACCTTTTCCTAATGCTCTCACACATTCTAAGAGGGTCGAAAGAGATGAGGATCTCTATGAAACTTTTAGAAAGTGTGAAGTAAACATCCCTTTGCTAAATCTTTTGAAAGGTGTTCcgaggtatgcaaagtttctcaaggaaCTTTATACACCTAGGAGAAGCCCAAGGAAGGGAACCCAACGAGTACGGGTAAGTGAACATGTCTCCGCCATATTTAAAAAATCACTTCCCAAAAAGTGTGGCGACCCGGGAATTTTCACCATACCATGCTCTATTGGGGACAAGAGTTTCACTCATGCTATGTTAGACCTTGGTGCATCAATCAATGTTATGCCCTATGCCCTCTATGAGACCTTGGGACTTCCACCATTGAACAAAACCGATGTAGTGATCCAACTTGCGGATCGCTCAAGCATATACACAAAGGGAATGGTGgaggatgtgttggtagaggtaGATCACTTAACCTTTCTGGCCGACTTCTATGTTCTTGATATGGAAGCCGACTCGAGGGCCACTCCAATCCTTTTGGGGAGGCCTTTCATGAAGACCTCTAAAACCAAGATTGATGTGTCTAACGGAAACCTCACCATGGAGTTTGATGGAAAGAAACTCACTTACAACATATATGATGCTATGAAACATCCCGACGACAAACATTCATGCTATTTCTTAAATATAATTGAACCCATTGTCCATCAAGTGTATAATTTGTATCAAAGGGACCCTCTTGAGGTGACCTTAACTAACAATGTGGAGCAAGAAGGGTTGCGTGTTGTGTTGCCAAATGATGTGCAGGATTATGTCAACAAGTTAGAGGAAGAAATAACCTTTGAAGATGACCAAATGGAAAAGAGAGAAGTCGAAATCAGGGATTTTGGCAGACTGCCAAACACCACCGCAGTCTGCCACCGCAGTCTTCCAGTCCCACGGCAGTCTGCCACATCCCCTGTTCCGCGAGTACTTGTTTTTCTTAAAGAGAAATCATAA